From one Rhopalosiphum padi isolate XX-2018 chromosome 2, ASM2088224v1, whole genome shotgun sequence genomic stretch:
- the LOC132922011 gene encoding acyl-CoA-binding protein homolog gives MATLQERFEAATEEVKTLTKRPTDVELLELYALFKQATVGDNDTSKPGMFDLKAKKKWEFWTNLKGTSKEDCQEKYIAKMEEFVVKYRD, from the exons ATGGCTACATTACAAGAG cgtTTCGAAGCGGCCACCGAAGAAGTGAAAACGCTCACGAAGAGACCGACCGACGTCGAACTATTGGAACTGTACGCCCTCTTCAAGCAAGCCACGGTCGGAGACAACGACAcca gcaAACCTGGCATGTTTGATTTGAAAGCCAAAAAAAAGTGGGAGTTCTGGACCAATTTAAAAGGTACTTCCAAAGAAGACTGCCAAGAGAAATATATTGCAAAAATGGAAGAATTCGTTGTCAAATACAGGGAttga
- the LOC132922288 gene encoding acyl-CoA-binding protein: MSFDEAVDKVKNLNQTPSDSNLLELYAYFKQSTVGDVNTAKPGFLDFKAKAKWEAWNSKKGITSDEAKTKYIEIVDKLVEEIGLKA; this comes from the exons ATG TCTTTTGACGAAGCAGTTGATAAGGTGAAGAACTTGAATCAAACTCCCAGCGACAGCAATTTGTTGGAACTCTATGCGTACTTCAAGCAATCAACGGTCGGCGATGTAAATACAG CCAAACCTGGGTTTTTGGACTTCAAAGCAAAGGCCAAATGGGAAGCATGGAACTCGAAGAAGGGAATAACCAGCGATGAggctaaaacaaaatatatcgaaattGTCGATAAGCTTGTTGAAGAAATCGGGCTCAAGGCTTAA